A window from Fusarium oxysporum f. sp. lycopersici 4287 supercont2.48 genomic scaffold, whole genome shotgun sequence encodes these proteins:
- a CDS encoding salicylate hydroxylase produces MSLIDSRVVIVGAGMGGLTCALALAKKGFKDIEVYESASDLGFVGAGIQLAPNLVRILTRLGCWDSVGAEATDVKETSIRDGASNRELTHVYMPDIRKKYGYPHCTGHRASLAGSLYEGCKKESGIKFKFGHTLQSVDTFSPDVKFTVKPRDGEAYQATADVFLAADGIKSVARSALLSQAGVVMDTEDTGQAAYRVLLSREDMASDPEMMELLDSNQVTRWIGEKRHWIAYPIASRTIYNMSSIQPDTNFADAPSMTYTTKGSKSAMLDVFSDFCPLIQRMLNLVPDGEVCEWKLRSHKPLPTWSYGSLALMGDACHPTLPHLNQGAAQAVEDAVVLAEVLARVPVRSPEAINRSLKVYELLRKDRTTMLVDLAAQSGKALHLGEGEKKAERDRLFAANKTNGGKVPDKWASPEVQEMIYSHDCISLVAEKFDELYRELETKPSA; encoded by the exons ATGTCTCTAATAGACTCTCGAGTTGTTATCGTCGGTGCAGGCATGGGCGGCCTGACCTGCGCGTTAGCGCTGGCAAAGAAAGGGTTCAAAGACATTGAGGTCTACGAAAGTGCTTCTGATCTAGGATTCGTTGGCGCTGGTATCCAACTGGCTCCTAACCTAGTTAGAATCCTGACGCGTCTGGGGTGTTGGGATTCTGTAGGGGCCGAGGCAACAGATGTCAAGGAGACCAGCATCAGGG ATGGCGCTTCTAATAGGGAGCTGACACATGTCTACATGCCCGACATTCGCAAAAAGTATGGGTATCCCCATTGCACGGGACACCGGGCTTCCTTGGCCGGAAGTCTCTACGAGGGTTGCAAGAAGGAATCTGGCATTAAATTCAAATTTGGACATACCCTCCAGAGCGTTGATACTTTCTCGCCAGATGTCAAGTTTACCGTCAAGCCAAGGGACGGCGAGGCGTACCAGGCCACTGCGGATGTCTTTTTGGCAGCGGATGGCATCAAGTCCGTTGCACGCAGCGCACTCCTCTCGCAAGCCGGAGTTGTCATGGACACTGAAGATACTGGACAGGCTGCCTACCGTGTTCTTCTGTCTCGGGAGGACATGGCTTCCGACCCCGAGATGATGGAGCTCCTAGACAGTAATCAGGTCACTCGATGGATTGGTGAGAAGCGACACTGGATCGCCTACCCAATTGCGTCCCGTACCATCTACAACATGTCATCCATCCAACCTGACACGAATTTCGCAGACGCGCCATCCATGACTTATACAACCAAGGGCTCCAAGAGCGCCATGCTGGATGTCTTCTCCGACTTTTGTCCTCTTATCCAGCGTATGCTGAATCTCGTCCCGGACGGTGAGGTCTGCGAATGGAAATTGCGCTCGCACAAGCCCTTACCCACGTGGAGCTATGGTTCTCTAGCCTTGATGGGCGATGCATGCCATCCCACCCTGCCCCATCTCAACCAGGGAGCGGCACAAGCTGTTGAAGACGCCGTTGTCCTAGCCGAGGTGCTTGCCAGAGTACCTGTTAGGTCACCCGAGGCCATTAACAGGAGCCTCAAAGTCTATGAGCTGCTGCGCAAGGATCGCACGACGATGCTCGTTGACCTCGCAGCGCAATCCGGAAAGGCTCTCCATCTCGGCgaaggagagaagaaggcggAGCGCGACAGACTGTTTGCTGCAAATAAGACCAATGGCGGCAAAGTACCGGATAAGTGGGCGTCGCCAGAGGTGCAAGAGATGATCTATTCACATGACTGCATCAGTTTAGTTGCCGAGAAGTTTGATGAGCTGTATCGTGAGCTCGAGACTAAGCCCAGCGCGTGA